The DNA region TGTGACAATACTTGCAGGAAGGATTTATTCTTCTCAGTCCACACAAGGATTCAGAGAAAGAAAAAAATCAGTGGATTCCAAGGTACGAATCTTAAGAGAGATCGGAAATTCATTCGAATCCTCTGAACTCAGAAAAGACCTCCAAAAAATAGAAAATTATTCGGCAGATCTTAACTCGGCCTCCAAAGCAGGAAGTGTCCAGGAAAAATCTGACAGCCTCGCGTTACTCGAAAGAGCACTTCCTGAATCTATGAAACGTTGGTCTGAATTTGCGGAAACTTCTTCCGATAAATTACTCCAGCATGTGGCTAAAGAATCTCGTTTTCTGAAAATGGAATCGGAAGATCATCATCCACTTACTGCAAAAGAAGAAGAAAGAGCCAATGATTATTTCAGAATGGCAAGAGAAGAGTGGTTGTCCGGAAACAAATTCCGCAGAGACGGAAATCATCTTTACGCATTAGTGCTATATAAAAGATCCTTAAAATACTCTCTATCCAGCTTGAAAGTATCCAAACTTCCTTATCCGGAAGAATACAGAAACGTTGCAAACCGTTTAGTTAAGTAATAGCCTCAGAGTAAAAAAACTATTCTCCGCGTACAAAAAAGTAGAGGAATTTTCTCGCTTAGGCTTCAAAAGAAGTCATTCTGGGGGAAATTATCCTCCTTCTCCCAATGAGAATCGAAGTTTTATATAAATTTTTTCTCTATAGCCCCGCCAGTCATTTACCAGTATGGGAAGAAGGAACAGGCTTACTAGGATTACTCCCTAAAGAAAGAGTTCTAATGGAACTCGCAGACTTGAGCGCTGCCGAAAGGGAATTTGAAAGGATCCCTGAAGAATTTTTGATCCGAGAAATTCCAGAAACCGTTCTAGCATTTTTCCAAAAACAAAGAACCATACCTGTCTTAGGTCCATTCGGAGAAAAATTAGAGGATTGGGACAAACCTAGGTTTCTCTCCGAACTTAGCAGATCTTCTTGGATGGCTAAGGAGACAGAAAAACCGAAAGTCTCTCCACAAAAAACGGAAGAAGAAAAGGCAAAACAAAGCCAATGGTTTATGGAAGTACTTCTCCAAAACTTTCCGGATGGATTAATTGCGACGGACTTGGATGGACATACTGTATTTTATAACGAGACATTCGAAAAAGATATACTCGTCAAAAAATGGTTTAGAGACAGCATTCTTCAGGCGGAAAAACTACTGAAAGAAATGTCCAAGGACTTACTTGGAAATTATCTCAAAACTCATGAATTAAGATTGGAAGAAGGTAGGCTTTCCGTTCAGACATTTATTCCGGACCTGGATTGTATCGTAAGGGTATCTATCTTAAAGCAAAAAGGAAAACCTCTGGGTTATCTATATCATTTCTCCCCGGCTTCCGCAAAACTAAACAGCCAAGATGGGGAGGGATTTGCGTTCCCTTCAGTCACGGAAGCGTTCAATCAAAAACTTCCACTCGAAACAATGTTAAAAGAAGTGGAAGGAAGTTATATTTATCATACACTTAAAAGAAACCAAGAGAATGTTTCCCATGCCGCCTTGGATCTGGGAGTGCCAAGAACCACTCTACAAAATAGAATTAAGTTTTTGGATTTAACCAGTAAGTTTAAATTGAATAAGGACCAGCCGATCCCTAGAAAGAAAACAGGCAAACAAAGTCCTCCTAAAAAGGCAGTTTCGCAGACAAACAAACCTGCGGTCGCGGAAACCAAACCAAAACCTGCTTCAAAAAAAAAGCAGGTAAGTTCTAAGAAAAAATCCACGTCTAAAAAAAGGACAAAGCAAAAATAAAAGCCTTGACAGAGTTTGTAATCTGGAAATAGTCCACATTAAGAGCCGACCCTTTCCTCTCTTCCGAGCAAACGCTCGTTTGAAAAAATAAGGGATTCCCCGGTCGCTTAAAAAAAGAACCGACTACCCGGATCCTTCAAAACCCGCTCTTAATCGAATAAAAAATGAATACAGGAAGGTCCTCCTTCCAAATCCAATAACGGTATTCCATGGCCAATCCAAGACGAGACTCCAAGCCCCGAAACAACTATCAAAACAACAATAACGACGCACAAAACGATAATAACGAAGAAGAACCGAATTTACCGGAAGATGATCCGGAAACAGCGGAGATCCGTTCCAGAAAAAGACGTCGTGGTTCCTACGAGGGACCTACACCTGCTCCTATTGATTTAGTAGCGCTTAAAAAAACATCCATTGCAGAACTGATCGAAGTCGCTAAGAACCTTGGCGTAGAGAACACAGGCGGACTAAAAAAGCAAAACTTAATATTCGCCATCCTACAAGCCCAGGCGGAGAGAGAAGGTCAGGTCCATGCGGCCGGCGTTATGGAAAGACTTCCGGACGGATATGGTTTCCTTAGATCTCCGGATTATAATTACGTTCCGGGACCGGATGATATTTACGTATCTCCTTCCCAGATCAAATTATTCGGACTCAGAACGGGAGACACTGTCGAAGGTCAGATCCGACCTCCAAAAGAATCCGAAAGATTCTTTGCTATGCTCCGAGTGGAAACCGTAAACGGATACACTCCTGATGTAGCAAGCAAACGTGCCTTATTCGATAACTTAACTCCGTTATATCCGAATGAAAGATTGAGAATGGAGCATGACCCTTCTCAACTAGATACAAGGATCGTAGATTTAATGTGCCCGATCGGAAAAGGACAGAGAGCACTCATCGTAGCCCCTCCAAGAACTGGTAAAACCATTCTGATGCAAAATGTCGCAAACGCGATCACAAGCAACCACCCTGAAGTTACACTCATCGTACTACTCATAGACGAGCGTCCGGAAGAAGTAACAGACATGGCCCGTAACGTAAGGGGAGAGGTAGTATCTTCTACATTCGACGAACCTGCTACTCGCCACGTCCAAGTTGCAGAGATGGTCATCGAAAAAGCAAAACGCCTCGTGGAACACGGAAGAGACGTGGTCATTCTACTCGACTCCATCACCCGTTTGGCTCGTGCTTATAACCAGGTCATCCCAACATCCGGAAAAATACTCTCCGGTGGTGTGGACTCGAATGCACTTCACAAACCGAAAAGATTCTTCGGAGCCGCTCGAAATATCGAAGAGGGCGGATCTTTGACGATTATCGCAACAGCGCTCGTAGACACCGGATCCAAAATGGACGAGGTGATCTTCGAAGAGTTCAAAGGTACCGGTAATATGGAAATCCATTTGGACAGAAAACTCTCCGACAAGAGGATTTTCCCTGCGATCGACATCAATAAGTCCGGAACCAGAAAAGAGGAGCTCCTACTACCTAAGGAAACCCTCCAGAAGGTCTTTGTGCTCCGAAAAGTGCTTTCTCCCATGAGCATCACAGAAAGCATGGAATTATTACTCGAGAAGATGAGACAGTCTAAGACTAACGAGAGCTTCTTGGGCAGTATGAACGCCTAATAAGATTTTGGAAAAGGGGACAACATGAAAACAGACATTCATCCTAAATACGCTGACGCCAAAATTCGCTGCGCTTGTGGGG from Leptospira selangorensis includes:
- the rho gene encoding transcription termination factor Rho, which gives rise to MANPRRDSKPRNNYQNNNNDAQNDNNEEEPNLPEDDPETAEIRSRKRRRGSYEGPTPAPIDLVALKKTSIAELIEVAKNLGVENTGGLKKQNLIFAILQAQAEREGQVHAAGVMERLPDGYGFLRSPDYNYVPGPDDIYVSPSQIKLFGLRTGDTVEGQIRPPKESERFFAMLRVETVNGYTPDVASKRALFDNLTPLYPNERLRMEHDPSQLDTRIVDLMCPIGKGQRALIVAPPRTGKTILMQNVANAITSNHPEVTLIVLLIDERPEEVTDMARNVRGEVVSSTFDEPATRHVQVAEMVIEKAKRLVEHGRDVVILLDSITRLARAYNQVIPTSGKILSGGVDSNALHKPKRFFGAARNIEEGGSLTIIATALVDTGSKMDEVIFEEFKGTGNMEIHLDRKLSDKRIFPAIDINKSGTRKEELLLPKETLQKVFVLRKVLSPMSITESMELLLEKMRQSKTNESFLGSMNA
- a CDS encoding helix-turn-helix domain-containing protein, which codes for MRIEVLYKFFLYSPASHLPVWEEGTGLLGLLPKERVLMELADLSAAEREFERIPEEFLIREIPETVLAFFQKQRTIPVLGPFGEKLEDWDKPRFLSELSRSSWMAKETEKPKVSPQKTEEEKAKQSQWFMEVLLQNFPDGLIATDLDGHTVFYNETFEKDILVKKWFRDSILQAEKLLKEMSKDLLGNYLKTHELRLEEGRLSVQTFIPDLDCIVRVSILKQKGKPLGYLYHFSPASAKLNSQDGEGFAFPSVTEAFNQKLPLETMLKEVEGSYIYHTLKRNQENVSHAALDLGVPRTTLQNRIKFLDLTSKFKLNKDQPIPRKKTGKQSPPKKAVSQTNKPAVAETKPKPASKKKQVSSKKKSTSKKRTKQK
- a CDS encoding PROCN domain protein, which gives rise to MDLPTPAEIISLRVKGGRFWKWLVVFSLIAVTILAGRIYSSQSTQGFRERKKSVDSKVRILREIGNSFESSELRKDLQKIENYSADLNSASKAGSVQEKSDSLALLERALPESMKRWSEFAETSSDKLLQHVAKESRFLKMESEDHHPLTAKEEERANDYFRMAREEWLSGNKFRRDGNHLYALVLYKRSLKYSLSSLKVSKLPYPEEYRNVANRLVK